The Rhododendron vialii isolate Sample 1 chromosome 3a, ASM3025357v1 nucleotide sequence TTTCCAAAACCATACTACCCAATATCAGTCAATTCAGGCAAAGAGGAACAATCATCTAGGCCCGAGATGAATCCGGGAAGATAGTCATGGGAGACCAGATCAATAACATCCTGCGACTCCAAAGAGAGCCTATCCATGTCAAAGGGGATATCACTGTCAAAAACATCAATTCTAGGATCTGTAAAATGGGGTGGTGTCAGATCAAAACTGGAATCTGCGGGAAACGTTATCGTTGGCCGGACTACTAGATCCGCAAAGGGCGGCCGTGTGATATCGTTGTACTCTGATGTCGTTTTCCtcaattttgatttggaagttTTAACCGATTCAAAAATAGATAGCTTATGTTTTCCCAAGGCCTGGGATTTTGATGGTGTTCGATAGTGGACATCACCACCTACTTGGAAGGCTGCTGAAGCCCAACTCAAAGAACCTTCAGTGCAATCTCTTGATGCAGTCCTGAGAAAAGGAAATAGAATATATAAGATTGTCTCAAGGTAAAAGACTTACATGCATGGTGTAGAATTGGTTTGGGATTGTAAACGGACTAGTTGAGGCATACTATTGCAATTGTCATACTTATTGTAATGGTccaatttgtattttttcacACAATTTTATGTACAAATATCCTAGAATTATGAACGAAGACCAGTCGGATCCATCATCAATAATTTACAACAAGCGACGAACCATGGCTACGCTAATAATGCAGAACACCAGCAACACAGGAGAATTCACAGCTGAAGATCGCAAGTAATTACTGGACAAGATGGTCAAGGAGATTAGGGTCTAGCTTGAAAATATCTTAAATAAGGAGGAagatcaaaactcaaaaaatctgaGCTTCTTGGAGTTCAAAACTTATCCTCCTAATTAGAATAATTACATCCTTCTTGTGTAACCTAAAAGTAGTAAAGTGAATCATTCTTTCTATAACTGAAGCTGTAACGAAAATAAAGCAGTTAAAAGTACAATGTTATAACCTCTGTTAGGCTAAAACAGAAAAGGCAAAAGCAGCTAAAGTTCAATGTCATAACCTCTGTTAGGCAAAAACAGAAGGGGACTTTTGCCCGCTTGGGTATCAGGAATCTTGTTGACTAAGATAAGGCCGCCACAATGACATGCTATGGGCATTAAGCAAATTAAAAGACACTTTATGGGCTCATTTGATTGGCCGCATTGGACCAATCTTACAAATATGGGATATAAAATACCTCGGGTGATGTAGTATTAGTAATACCCTCACTAGTAGTCTAGTCAAACAAATATGGCCTTGGGTACAATGGCTTGATACCTAAATGGCCTCTGATTTTTAAACTACCTCAGCTACACAAAACAGAAGTAATTTGAATTGCACTGTTCAAGAGATACCAAAATGCATGAACTCAAGAACATTGATGCTTGAGATTTCATTTCATATCAAAATCTCATGGTTCAGCTGAAGTTCAAgttgaaaaagaacaaaagaccAACTAATCACCAAAGACCTGCTTAGCTCAGCATATACATTTATcaacaatgagagagagagagagatttgattcTCTCGTTTTGACCATGACAACAATCCACCAAAAAGGGACAATGACATCATAACGTAGAGCCCTAAAAAGAGTTTAGCAGGACATGAGGCCATACCTGAAATGGCTCTCAGCCGAACTTTGGACGGATCTAAGATGCTGATTTGCATTTGCAGACATGCTTGCAGATGGACTTGGTGGATCTGGAGCGAATATCGAGAGATTTATGACAGATGGCAAAGGAATCACAGAGTCACCTCTTTCCCTCTGAAGTTCCAGCGTAATTTCCAACCGGTCCACAACACCAGATGCTTCTTCCCTCTGATTCAAAACGGAGACTCCGTCATCTCGTCGCACGCTATCGGCATCACAGAGTGCAGCTGCTACTAAATTGCTACATTGAGTTAAGTTAGTGAATCTCATTGGTTCTGATGACTCCCTTGTGGAATTCAGATCAATCTGGCTAACTATGGAAGTGACATGCCTTCCACCATAATAGAAGCCATTCCGGGAAGAAGAGAGAGACTGACGGCGCTCAAACCGGGATGTCATTCTCCAGACTGAATAAAGAACCGCAAAGAAGTGTTTCTGAAGTAGTGGCTCGTTATCAGGCAGTTCAGTGGCAACATCCAATAGCACCCGAATATTATCCTATCGCATTCATAAAGCTGGTTACCGCAAATGTTAATACAAAATATTGAAACAGGAAAGATGTTCAACTGCTGGATACAATAATCATGTTTTTCAAAGGTACTCCCTCAGTCCcaccatttttccattttggtacgtcccataatatttgccCACTTTCAAAAGCCAATGGACAAAACTTGACGTTATTCCCGTTTTATCCTTCAAATTTagattcaaatttcaaactcgCAATGAGTGACTAAAGGGTATATTAGGGTAACATCTAAAGTGCAATCATCTTGTCTCCTTAAACAGTTGAATTCCCCAAAATGGACCAACATTGGGGAATGAAGAGCATGTACATTCACGATTGATGAAATATGTTCCATTTAAAAGCCTGCAGCTACTGCAAACATAACTTTAAGGTTGGCGTACATTCAAAGGAAAGAAATCCATCATATAGCCTGGGATCAAGGTTCTAGGACCTTATTACCAAAACTAGTGGGCCCGACTTTGATTTTGTACCacaaatttctttcaaaattcagtCAGACAGCTGGAAACTTACCCGTCCGCCTAGTTACACACTTAATCTACATTTTGCACTAAACCAAGGGAGTGCAGTTAAACATATAACCTTGCTGTTGAAAAATGTCTAAGCACCCAAAAAACACGTGAAAGTGATAATAGTTTGAAATCCCTGGTCAGCAACGACTTTTGGTTGCATTTACAGGAAACAAAGAACCACTTTAAACCCATCACACACTGACAATTGTCACTATACTTATTGCTTAGGAATAATGGTTTGTAACTCATTCCATATTCCCTAtcctggatttttttttgtttacctaCGTTAGGAGGGAGATTAAAGACTACATCTGGCTTTACCTCTGTCACTTTGAGAAGAGCCTTCCCAGAGCAAGTGTTGCCAGCTTTTTCATTGTTAGGATTGTCTGCTGCAGACAAGACATGTCTTTGGATGAGTTCCCTATACCTCTCACAGCAGTGGACAGAGTGGCGGTACCTCCCCCTATAAAGACCGCCTGCTACCATCCCATATAAGGTTTCACTAACCAAACTCCAATGTGGGCCATATTCATGTACAAGAGCACATAACATCGCATCCTCCTCAGGCATCCAAAAATCAGGCAATGGAAGACAATCTCTAGACCAAatatttcccttctttttcaaCTTCTCTGGTTTTATCGTCAAGACCCGTTTTACGGGCATTGCAGTGATGGAGACTTTTCCAGCCATCTTGCTCCTGCCTATTGGCTTCTGCTCAAGATCAACACTTCCGCATAATTTTGAGTATTTTGGTTCATCAAGCTGCTCACTAGGTAGATCAGATTCCAAATCTACAGCACATAATTCAGGACGAGCCTTCTTGACCTTTTTGGACTTCCTTGAGCTGTTCTCTTCATCGCCATCTAGTGCTTCTTTACGTTTCTTCTTCACGGTCAAATGGCGCGATACCATTTCCGAAGAGGTAGTGTCGTAAGAGGTGGCCTCGTCATCAATCGACATATGCTCATTTGGCAGGTCTTCCTTCACAGCTTTTGATTCAGATGCAAGAGCTGCTTTCTTTAGAGATTTGAACTTGGCTTTCTTTGGTTTCTTCTTTGACTTGGGTTTAGAAACAGCAAGTACATCATTCCTGCACCAGAGAATAGAATCGACAAATGTCGTAAGTAGTGCATTCAAAATATAACATCAACTTCTCTATTGTACCCACTTTATGATAGATACAAAATAACTTTGCCAGTGTCAACATCTCTTGCCTATCTCAGAAATAAATACAACCCATGTTTCATCAAACTTTAGGTTTCCGAAGGTAACAATGTCATACACCCATTAAGTGCCATCCAACCTGTTACAGCTAGATGGGGAAAAGGTTTTACAAATAGATACAAGCAACGATAAGGTACATCAGTTTATCAGCATTTCCATTATACCATGCAATTTACATAATTTCACTTCTAATGTGAGACAATAGAATTTTCACTAATGTTTGTCAACTTTGGAACGGTCATGTCATGCGGTCGGCCTTTTGACATAAAATCTTATGGGACTCGGATTCCAGTGCTGAAAGAGGCAAATCCATTAAGAAAAAGTATTTCACGTGGATAAGACAAGGGGCTCCCAAATTGCAACAAACTACCAGACCAAAAGCTAAAGCTAGTCGagattgaaaaaattatttccgtTTCAATTGTTAGCTTCTGAAACGCTAATGCCTACACCCCGCAAGCAACTAATAAAATCAGGACAACAAAAATGGGGTATGATAAGAAAAGCATATACAGTTAGCTTTGTCCAATGCATCATCTTACCTGATAGAATCAGAATTTTCACGATCCGCCTGTTCCTTCTCTTCAGCTTCACGCGCCAAGTCTTCCATCAGCTACGAGAAGATCAGCAAAACATTCAGCACGAGAAATTAAAAGttgtgcccaaaaaaaaaaaaaaattcaacatatgGTACCGACCTGATGTTGAGCCAAGGCCTCAACTTGCTGTCGATATGCCTCAGTAGCAAAATCAGCATCCCATCCTGTACAAAAGAAATCAGTATCTTAAATGGTAGACTCAATTGGGTAGTGTTCGAATTATACAGTTATTATTTGACAAGCTCCaatctctctctagaattaaGTAAGCTTATCCCATGTCTGACATGATAACATTACAATATTCGCACTAGGAACGTTAGGAAAGCATGGTCCCCATGAAAAGTTTGCTAGTAATGATGAGAGTATGCCAGCTATTTCTAGTTGCAACATGGTATATAGGCAAACCGCAAACATTTGTTTGCCTTACAAAACAAACATTATCCACATAACACTAGTGCACACGGGGttaagttaaaaaatttcaaaagaaacaaaacagagTAATAGTACTAAGTTCTTACTTTCATAGACGAAAGGttcctcatcatcatcaatcTCCGCTTCCATATCCTCCTTTAACTTCTCAATGCGATCCAGCTCCCATTCACTTTCTTCAAACCTAACTTCTGATTCCTTTGATGTTTTATCTATAATTGGGTCCCACAACTCTAGATAACGTATAGCATAGCAATCAATTGGACGTAACTGACTTTCAAAGGACAACATTGCTTGCCCGGCCGCCGCAGCTGCTGCAGCCATCTGTTTGACATCAGCCAGCATGTCAACATCGTCTTCCTTGGCCACAAGAGTCAGAGTTGTCTCTTCATTTACATCACTACCATTTATTATCACCCCATTTTCCTTATTTGAAGTTGAAATCAAGCCATTGGGATCAGCAGCCTCATCAACCTTCAGATCGTCCTCATTTATAAACTCATCATCTTCCAACCTCCCAATACCTTCTTCATTAAACTCCTGATTGTCCACAGCCTCTTCCTCTTCAACTTTCTTCAAAGCCATGTAGTCCACTTCATCTTCTACATGCTTCAAAGCAGCCTCCACATCCGCGTTAGATAAAGAAACCTCACTTCCATTGGTgcaatttttctctctctgcatGTTCCTTGTGGTAATTGCTTGATGGCCCGAAAACAATTCCACCGGATCCAGCTTCTTGAAAAAATCAGTGTTGTACCCTCCACTCTGTataaccaaatcatcaagggcACGCTTCTGCTTTGCCTTCTTTAAAATGTTCTCTTCAATTGTGCTCTGACTGATTAAGCGGTATATATGCACTTCACGTGTCTGTCCTATTCTATGGCACCGATCTTGTGCTTGTTGATCCATAGCAGGATTCCAGTCACTATCATAGAATATAACAGTATCGGCCCCAACAAGGTTGATACCAACACCACCACTACGAGTCGACAATATAAAGAGAAAATATTTCGGGTTTGTATTAAATCGCTGCATCAAGGTTTGCCTCTCTTCTGGCTGGGTGGATCCATCTAAACGCATGTAAGTGTAACCGTATAAATTAATGAAAGCCTCCAAGATATCAAGCATCTTTGTCATTTGAGTGAATATCAGTGCCCGGTGACCTTCTGACTTTAATTGCCTAAGCAAAACTGAAAGCTCCTGCAGCTTACCACAGTCAAATTGTATGAGTCGCCTGTCTGGAAAATACAATTGCCTGCGGACGATTGCAGGGCGCAAAGGTGTTAGAAGGGGTGACAAAAATTCAGTGCATCTCTCCTTGTAAGTTGGGAGCAAAAACACGGAAGTTTTGCTTTTACTGCACCAGCAAACAGGCGGTGGGGCCCGTGCAGCTGGGATTGCAAACATGAAGGATTCGACCTGATTGATCATTTTTTGGAAGTGTTCCACTGGTGACAGTACAATTTCAGCAAGCTTAGAGGAGTTCAAGGGGTTTCCCTTCTGACGCTTAATATCATAAACAGGATTGCTTACGGTGACAAGCTCCTGTAGAGTAGTGGAGTAGACTGGTTTTCTCCTGCACCTCAAGGAATTCCACCATGCAATAGCTGCTGTCCGTTCTTTTGTTTCTCGTTGTCTCTCCTCCAAAATTGCCTTTCGGATATCCTCAAATATGTTTGTTCCATGGAATTTTTTCCAATGCTTGAACCCAGGCTCCAATTCATCAATGTTAACAAGGTCTGCACGCCCCTTGATCAAGCTTGATGGGGTAGCAATAGCCTGAACTTCCTCACTCTCCCAAGAATTCATGCTAAAATCTAGGTGGGTGAATAACAAACCCAAACCACTGAGGTCAATGGTAGAAAGTGAGTCAGGGGTAAGCATAGAGCAAACAGAGGAACTTAATTGGACTTCAATGCCATTCATATCAAAAGAACTAACAATGGGACGACCTTCAAACAAATCAGGATGATTACAAACTTTGCGAAGTTGCATTATGACACTGatcatcccaaaaaaattggaacTCGCTAAAGTAGCCTGTGTTTCTGAGCTAGCAATGAAATCCTCATACAGATTACGCTGCCTCCTAGAGAGTCTACAGTAAAGCACATGCTCATGTTTCATAGGCAGCTGTTTCTCCACATCTCTTTTCAATCGACGAAGAATAAAGGGACGAAGAACATTATGCAAACGGTCAACAACttctttgtttactttttcCTGCCCCTCTACCATCCCAGATATTGGATTACTGAACCAATCCTTAAACTCTTGATGAGATTGAAATATATGGGGCATCAAGAAATGCATTAGAGACCAGAGTTCCATAAGATCATTTTGCAATGGTGTTCCAGTTAAAAGGATACGCCGCTTTGAATTGAAATTCAAAAGTGTTTGCCATCTCTGGGACTTCCAGTTTTTTATAAGATGAGCTTCATCCAAAATCAAGTACTTCCACTTCTTCCGCTTAAAAATTTTGGAATCCTGTATAACAAGTCGGTATGTCGTTATACACACGTGGAAATAATTTGGTTTCATCCAACCTTGCCTCTTAATTCTCCTTTCTTTTGCACTTCCAAAATACGTTAATATTTTAAAAGCAGGACACCATTTGAGAAACTCTGTTTCCCAGTTGAGCATGACACTTGTCGGGACAACAATGAGATGGGGACCCCATATGCCCTTTTCACATGCAAGGTGAGCTAGAAGAGCAATTGTCATAATAGTCTTGCCTAGCCCCATTTCGTCAGCTAGGATCCCATTAAGTCGCTTCTCGTACATTGTAACAAGCCAGTCCAGTCCAATATGCTGGTACTCACGAAGAGGGTACTttagaagaaaaggaaattttgtACGCACTTTGGTAGTTGAGAATGTGTTGCCAGTTGGCTGTGCAGATcttgcagcagcagcagcatcagCAATtctgctctcactctctcttcctTCTTCCAGTGCTATCTTAGGTTCTACTTCTTCTTGATTAATGGGTCCCACAACAGGCTGCAGTTCACTAGGTTCTCCATCATCCTTCGTAGGAACATGCTGCTGCTTTGATTTAACTTCTTCCAGTGCGGCAGATTCCAAATGTTCTACAGAATCCAAGAAATCCTCAGAAGCTGACCCAGACTGAGAGTCATCCTCTGGATCTTCGTCAATATCGGATACCTGACGAATGGAAGTGTATTACTAAGAATATCAGAACATACTAGGAATCATCAAAAGCACCCACAACGTACCTTTTTATACCTCGCAAGCAATTCTTCTAAAGGAATTTCACTTTCCTTCTGCAGTAATGCA carries:
- the LOC131320752 gene encoding protein PHOTOPERIOD-INDEPENDENT EARLY FLOWERING 1 isoform X1 → MASKGLRSKLDHETRARRQKVLEPPKEPRRPKTHWDHVLEEMVWLSKDFESERKWKLAQAKKVAIRASKGMLDPATRGEKRVKEEEQRLRKVALNISKDVKKFWLKIEKLVLYKHQLELDEKKKKSLDKQLEFLLGQTERYSTMLAENLVNSPITCKPINSCIAAQEQLGTQHEEGYENGTCSSVGLEVESQSDVAEVDEDFDVRSGDESEDDEHTLEEDEALITEEERKEELAALQNEVDLPLEELIKRYAVEKVSREGSPELNVLAAEQTHAWEDKRENKVDGSSSFPKNNRGHSLAVPGRRGGPSNGNISILENHIAEVKADEIGNLSERSGGSAKKHIPDDFLDEQEDGDFVLPAGEEKDDETTLSEEEELAKTESHEPVDEVALLQKESEIPLEELLARYKKVSDIDEDPEDDSQSGSASEDFLDSVEHLESAALEEVKSKQQHVPTKDDGEPSELQPVVGPINQEEVEPKIALEEGRESESRIADAAAAARSAQPTGNTFSTTKVRTKFPFLLKYPLREYQHIGLDWLVTMYEKRLNGILADEMGLGKTIMTIALLAHLACEKGIWGPHLIVVPTSVMLNWETEFLKWCPAFKILTYFGSAKERRIKRQGWMKPNYFHVCITTYRLVIQDSKIFKRKKWKYLILDEAHLIKNWKSQRWQTLLNFNSKRRILLTGTPLQNDLMELWSLMHFLMPHIFQSHQEFKDWFSNPISGMVEGQEKVNKEVVDRLHNVLRPFILRRLKRDVEKQLPMKHEHVLYCRLSRRQRNLYEDFIASSETQATLASSNFFGMISVIMQLRKVCNHPDLFEGRPIVSSFDMNGIEVQLSSSVCSMLTPDSLSTIDLSGLGLLFTHLDFSMNSWESEEVQAIATPSSLIKGRADLVNIDELEPGFKHWKKFHGTNIFEDIRKAILEERQRETKERTAAIAWWNSLRCRRKPVYSTTLQELVTVSNPVYDIKRQKGNPLNSSKLAEIVLSPVEHFQKMINQVESFMFAIPAARAPPPVCWCSKSKTSVFLLPTYKERCTEFLSPLLTPLRPAIVRRQLYFPDRRLIQFDCGKLQELSVLLRQLKSEGHRALIFTQMTKMLDILEAFINLYGYTYMRLDGSTQPEERQTLMQRFNTNPKYFLFILSTRSGGVGINLVGADTVIFYDSDWNPAMDQQAQDRCHRIGQTREVHIYRLISQSTIEENILKKAKQKRALDDLVIQSGGYNTDFFKKLDPVELFSGHQAITTRNMQREKNCTNGSEVSLSNADVEAALKHVEDEVDYMALKKVEEEEAVDNQEFNEEGIGRLEDDEFINEDDLKVDEAADPNGLISTSNKENGVIINGSDVNEETTLTLVAKEDDVDMLADVKQMAAAAAAAGQAMLSFESQLRPIDCYAIRYLELWDPIIDKTSKESEVRFEESEWELDRIEKLKEDMEAEIDDDEEPFVYERWDADFATEAYRQQVEALAQHQLMEDLAREAEEKEQADRENSDSIRNDVLAVSKPKSKKKPKKAKFKSLKKAALASESKAVKEDLPNEHMSIDDEATSYDTTSSEMVSRHLTVKKKRKEALDGDEENSSRKSKKVKKARPELCAVDLESDLPSEQLDEPKYSKLCGSVDLEQKPIGRSKMAGKVSITAMPVKRVLTIKPEKLKKKGNIWSRDCLPLPDFWMPEEDAMLCALVHEYGPHWSLVSETLYGMVAGGLYRGRYRHSVHCCERYRELIQRHVLSAADNPNNEKAGNTCSGKALLKVTEDNIRVLLDVATELPDNEPLLQKHFFAVLYSVWRMTSRFERRQSLSSSRNGFYYGGRHVTSIVSQIDLNSTRESSEPMRFTNLTQCSNLVAAALCDADSVRRDDGVSVLNQREEASGVVDRLEITLELQRERGDSVIPLPSVINLSIFAPDPPSPSASMSANANQHLRSVQSSAESHFRTASRDCTEGSLSWASAAFQVGGDVHYRTPSKSQALGKHKLSIFESVKTSKSKLRKTTSEYNDITRPPFADLVVRPTITFPADSSFDLTPPHFTDPRIDVFDSDIPFDMDRLSLESQDVIDLVSHDYLPGFISGLDDCSSLPELTDIG
- the LOC131320752 gene encoding protein PHOTOPERIOD-INDEPENDENT EARLY FLOWERING 1 isoform X2, whose product is MASKGLRSKLDHETRARRQKVLEPPKEPRRPKTHWDHVLEEMVWLSKDFESERKWKLAQAKKVAIRASKGMLDPATRGEKRVKEEEQRLRKVALNISKDVKKFWLKIEKLVLYKHQLELDEKKKKSLDKQLEFLLGQTERYSTMLAENLVNSPITCKPINSCIAAQEQLGTQHEEGYENGTCSSVGLEVESQSDVAEVDEDFDVRSGDESEDDEHTLEEDEALITEEERKEELAALQNEVDLPLEELIKRYAVEKVSREGSPELNVLAAEQTHAWEDKRENKVDGSSSFPKNNRGHSLAVPGRRGGPSNGNISILENHIAEVKADEIGNLSERSGGSAKKHIPDDFLDEQEDGDFVLPAGEEKDDETTLSEEEELAKTESHEPVDEVALLQKESEIPLEELLARYKKVSDIDEDPEDDSQSGSASEDFLDSVEHLESAALEEVKSKQQHVPTKDDGEPSELQPVVGPINQEEVEPKIALEEGRESESRIADAAAAARSAQPTGNTFSTTKVRTKFPFLLKYPLREYQHIGLDWLVTMYEKRLNGILADEMGLGKTIMTIALLAHLACEKGIWGPHLIVVPTSVMLNWETEFLKWCPAFKILTYFGSAKERRIKRQGWMKPNYFHVCITTYRLVIQDSKIFKRKKWKYLILDEAHLIKNWKSQRWQTLLNFNSKRRILLTGTPLQNDLMELWSLMHFLMPHIFQSHQEFKDWFSNPISGMVEGQEKVNKEVVDRLHNVLRPFILRRLKRDVEKQLPMKHEHVLYCRLSRRQRNLYEDFIASSETQATLASSNFFGMISVIMQLRKVCNHPDLFEGRPIVSSFDMNGIEVQLSSSVCSMLTPDSLSTIDLSGLGLLFTHLDFSMNSWESEEVQAIATPSSLIKGRADLVNIDELEPGFKHWKKFHGTNIFEDIRKAILEERQRETKERTAAIAWWNSLRCRRKPVYSTTLQELVTVSNPVYDIKRQKGNPLNSSKLAEIVLSPVEHFQKMINQVESFMFAIPAARAPPPVCWCSKSKTSVFLLPTYKERCTEFLSPLLTPLRPAIVRRQLYFPDRRLIQFDCGKLQELSVLLRQLKSEGHRALIFTQMTKMLDILEAFINLYGYTYMRLDGSTQPEERQTLMQRFNTNPKYFLFILSTRSGGVGINLVGADTVIFYDSDWNPAMDQQAQDRCHRIGQTREVHIYRLISQSTIEENILKKAKQKRALDDLVIQSGGYNTDFFKKLDPVELFSGHQAITTRNMQREKNCTNGSEVSLSNADVEAALKHVEDEVDYMALKKVEEEEAVDNQEFNEEGIGRLEDDEFINEDDLKVDEAADPNGLISTSNKENGVIINGSDVNEETTLTLVAKEDDVDMLADVKQMAAAAAAAGQAMLSFESQLRPIDCYAIRYLELWDPIIDKTSKESEVRFEESEWELDRIEKLKEDMEAEIDDDEEPFVYERWDADFATEAYRQQVEALAQHQLMEDLAREAEEKEQADRENSDSIRNDVLAVSKPKSKKKPKKAKFKSLKKAALASESKAVKEDLPNEHMSIDDEATSYDTTSSEMVSRHLTVKKKRKEALDGDEENSSRKSKKVKKARPELCAVDLESDLPSEQLDEPKYSKLCGSVDLEQKPIGRSKMAGKVSITAMPVKRVLTIKPEKLKKKGNIWSRDCLPLPDFWMPEEDAMLCALVHEYGPHWSLVSETLYGMVAGGLYRGRYRHSVHCCERYRELIQRHVLSAADNPNNEKAGNTCSGKALLKVTELYECDRIIFGCYWMLPLNCLITSHYFRNTSLRFFIQSGE